A single window of Toxoplasma gondii ME49 chromosome Ib, whole genome shotgun sequence DNA harbors:
- a CDS encoding hypothetical protein (encoded by transcript TGME49_210100) has translation MKIALGRTTSCGCDFGWAHVVGKYWHKAVGAHQAAEHLAETVATPKAREGAEYVVCAFCETLGPSTAKEATRGDATLMQQSFQTSQKANAPETPASHPCWGDRYAGPCLPSAGTAWKHSCAVSRILEEA, from the coding sequence ATGAAAATCGCCCTGGGGAGGACCACGTCGTGTGGCTGCGACTTCGGGTGGGCACACGTGGTAGGGAAGTACTGGCATAAGGCGGTTGGTGCACATCAGGCTGCTGAACATCTGGCAGAAACAGTTGCCACGCCCAAAGCAAGGGAAGGCGCCGAGTACGTAGTTTGCGCGTTTTGTGAGACACTGGGGCCGTCCACAGCGAAAGAAGCAACGCGCGGAGACGCCACCCTGATGCAACAATCGTTTCAAACGTCTCAAAAAGCAAATGCGCCGGAAACTCCGGCTTCACATCCGTGCTGGGGCGATCGGTACGCGGGCCCCTGTCTACCGTCAGCAGGCACGGCATGGAAACACAGTTGTGCTGTTTCTAGGATACTAGAAGAGGCATGA
- a CDS encoding hypothetical protein (encoded by transcript TGME49_321710~Signal peptide predicted by SignalP 2.0 HMM (probability 0.998) with cleavage site probability 0.939 at residue 26~Predicted trans-membrane domain (TMHMM2.0):4-27), translating to MRTSVALFFAALGSISLPCTLHVSLAAPMQGTLGPDVPENIGEPPVLPSSSSDVPLRGAEGGSTQEGAVEGPLPQEWRQPPPKPPRRRLVESMPSHSSSSIRRGGDSNVLLPEAEGGSTQEGAVEGPLPQEWRQPPPKPPRRRLVEAMRSNSSSSIRRGGESIVPGPENVANDEGGSPSDDLKIVQPEDVPPGGPGPKAPGVGTRMRNWVMRVPNIELQPPRQVVGRMGRFVGGARRAVGRGWRRFTTGDASAFDDRAKKIVRLGATVQLIQLLAALHTRKVVHGKLEPKSVLLFSHGLLYLSDLGRARRHGERFTTFRPSRIPGTLLEQVD from the exons ATGAGGACGTCTGTTGCCCTGTTTTTCGCGGCGCTAGGCAGTATCAGCCTGCCCTGCACGCTCCATGTCTCCCTAGCTGCGCCAATGCAAGGAACGTTGGGCCCGGATGTGCCAGAAAACATCGGTGAGCCTCCTGTTCTTCCGTCCTCTTCCAGTGATGTTCCACTGCGAGGGGCCGAAGGCGGGAGCACTCAGGAGGGCGCCGTGGAGGGACCCCTGCCACAGGAATGGAGACAACCGCCCCCAAAGCCTCCCCGTCGACGTCTAGTCGAGTCGATGCCCAGCCATTCGAGTTCGTCTATCCGCCGAGGAGGCGACAGTAATGTTCTACTGCCTGAGGCCGAAGGCGGGAGCACTCAGGAGGGCGCCGTGGAGGGACCCCTGCCACAGGAATGGAGACAACCGCCCCCAAAGCCTCCCCGTCGACGTCTGGTCGAGGCGATGCGCAGCAATTCGAGTTCGTCTAtccgcagaggaggagagagtaTCGTCCCAGGGCCTGAAAACGTTGCCAATGACGAGGGTGGTTCTCCATCTGACGATTTGAAGATCGTACAGCCCGAGGATGTGCCGCCTGGGGGCCCGGGGCCGAAAGCTCCCGGAGTTGGTACCAGGATGAGAAACTGGGTCATGAGAGTGCCAAATATAGAACTGCAACCACCCAGGCAGGTGGTTGGTCGCATGGGCCGCTTCGTCGGAGGTGCCCGACGGGCTGTTGGACGCGGTTGGCGGCGGTTCACCACGG GTGATGCCTCAGCATTCGATGATCGAGCGAAGAAAATTGTCCGCCTGGGCGCGACTGTGCAGCTGATCCAACTTCTGGCAGCACTGCACACGCGAAAAGTAGTGCACGGAAAGCTGGAACCCAAAAGCGTTCTGCTCTTCAGTCATGGCCTTCTCTACCTCTCCGACCTCGGCAGAGCACGTCGCCACGGGGAGAGGTTCACGACATTCCGTCCGAGTAG GATTCCTGGTACGCTCTTGGAGCAGGTGGATTGA
- a CDS encoding hypothetical protein (encoded by transcript TGME49_321700~Signal peptide predicted by SignalP 2.0 HMM (probability 0.999) with cleavage site probability 0.940 at residue 26~Predicted trans-membrane domain (TMHMM2.0):4-27) yields the protein MRTSVALFFAALGSISLPCTLHVSLAAPMQGTLGPDVPENIGEPPVLPSSSSDVPLRGAEGGSTQEGAVEGPLPQEWRQPPPKPPRRRLVESMPSHSSSSIRRGGESIVTGPENVANDEGGSPSDDLKIVQPEDVPPGGPGPKAPGVGTRMRNWVMRVPNIELQPPRQVVGRMGRFVGGARRAVGRGWRRFTTGDASAFDDQAKKIVRLGATVQLIQLLAALHTRKVVHRMLEPKSVLLFSHGLLYLSDLGRARRHGERFTTSRPSRIPGTLLEQVD from the exons ATGAGGACGTCTGTTGCCCTGTTTTTCGCGGCGCTAGGCAGTATCAGCCTGCCCTGCACGCTCCATGTCTCCCTAGCTGCGCCAATGCAAGGAACGTTGGGCCCGGATGTGCCAGAAAACATCGGTGAGCCTCCTGTTCTTCCGTCCTCTTCCAGTGATGTTCCACTGCGAGGGGCCGAAGGCGGGAGCACTCAGGAGGGCGCCGTGGAGGGACCCCTGCCACAGGAATGGAGACAACCGCCCCCAAAGCCTCCCCGTCGACGTCTGGTCGAGTCGATGCCCAGCCATTCGAGTTCGTCTAtccgcagaggaggagagagtaTCGTCACAGGGCCTGAAAACGTTGCCAATGACGAGGGTGGTTCTCCATCTGACGATTTGAAGATCGTACAGCCCGAGGATGTGCCGCCTGGGGGCCCGGGGCCGAAAGCTCCCGGAGTTGGTACCAGGATGAGAAACTGGGTCATGAGAGTGCCAAATATAGAACTGCAACCACCCAGGCAGGTGGTTGGTCGCATGGGCCGCTTCGTCGGAGGTGCCCGACGGGCTGTTGGACGCGGTTGGCGGCGGTTCACCACGG GTGATGCCTCAGCATTCGATGATCAAGCGAAGAAAATTGTCCGCCTGGGCGCGACTGTGCAGCTGATCCAACTTCTGGCAGCACTGCACACGCGAAAAGTAGTGCACAGAATGCTGGAACCCAAAAGCGTTCTGCTCTTCAGTCATGGCCTTCTCTACCTCTCCGACCTCGGCAGAGCACGTCGCCACGGGGAGAGGTTCACGACATCCCGTCCGAGTAG GATTCCTGGTACGCTCTTGGAGCAGGTGGATTGA